From a single Phragmites australis chromosome 7, lpPhrAust1.1, whole genome shotgun sequence genomic region:
- the LOC133925397 gene encoding uncharacterized protein LOC133925397, which produces MARGLGGQRAQRCKESVVAQRRGGWQRRGEGRVRGARPRRMAGSVAARGRGSSRQRRKVEPAARSRAITLTAREWHAGGIRPRLRALVPTPGSPIGTSAPRSGSRIRHASQSVWHVASARLSGSVGFAVRARCSADSLAPLQFVEETWAKAERQVTDYTLYTGGLAIAADRTFLVLDIHLWEGWSVRSWSGDPKHCDDQLLVTQYLSSFDEIMITEKVPNEFLHVCI; this is translated from the exons ATGGCGCGTGGCCTCGGCGGTCAGCGGGCTCAGCGATGCAAGGAGTCGGTGGTGGCGCAAAGACGAGGCGGGTGGCAACGACGCGGGGAAGGCCGAGTCCGCGGCGCACGGCCGAGGCGGATGGCAGGCTCGGTGGCTGCGCGCGGCAGAGGCAGCTCGAGGCAACGCAGGAAGGTCGAGCCGGCGGCGCGTAGCCGAGCCATCACTCTGACGGCGCGGGAATGGCACGCCGGCGGCATACGGCCGAGGCTGCGCGCCCTTGTCCCTACCCCAGGCTCCCCGATCGGCACCTCCGCGCCGCGCTCCGGCTCAAGGATAAGGCACGCCTCTCAATCAGTGTGGCATGTGGCTTCTGCCCGTCTGTCTGGGTCGGTTGGTTTCGCGGTGCGCGCTAGGTGCTCGGCTGATTCCTTGGCTCCCCTGCAGTTCGTGGAGGAGACGTGGGCCAAGGCGGAGAGGCAAGTGACGGACTACACGCTCTACACGGGCGGGCTTGCCATCGCCGCCGACCGCACTTTCTTG GTTCTTGACATTCATCTGTGGGAGGGCTGGTCTGTGCGCTCTTGGAGTGGTGATCCGAAGCATTGCGATGATCAGCTGCTTGTCACTCAGTATCTGAGCTCGTTTGATGAG ATAATGATCACTGAGAAAGTTCCAAATGAGTTCTTGCATGTTTGCATTTGA
- the LOC133925398 gene encoding protein FAR1-RELATED SEQUENCE 5-like gives MMLRKLKPLSWASVGYVHEETGFLLRDLYNFFARYKKERVEGRDTEFVLKYMGGKQEEDPEYFFKYSVDDEGHLKKKIWADAQSQIDYHVFGDVIVFDSTYRVNRYNLLFVPFIGLNHHRSTVVFGCGIISDESVSSYVWLLEAFLEAMRQHHPESIITDGDIAMARAIEIVMPEADHRLCSWHIEQNMIHRLRGEKLSEFRKFVYHPMTVDNFEKHWMEYKENYGISEEDIWMVMMYDLRKKWSTAYTKGRHFLGMQSNQRSESLNSRLHKHLDRKMSLVDLVDHYEFSLSRIHRNEAELDAKASLSIPFTRMSADIFEKKAACIYTPKMFKKVREQIRRLCQWEVKEVTPENGLVKYGVGSEGVREDLVYVICIFDGSLMKNASCYCQLMEGEAIPCAHIFAVMRFLGFDNIPKCCVVERWTIQAKIAFPSDRVTNTHVRSEQMARFRGLQNKANLALFKASKSEEQSERVMRFLDEVLEEGEEDDGSMEATSFGLLPAHFSGANQRFATEVLDPNKIVAKGAPSNKRLNRFHESCGIGRSFVYMNLIQPVLPLDAIDHLFSIGQKKGQEYEEILQMDTDRARENTQAIQSINKRFDAFMKGCQSERQREAAKSHNLQTSDALQNDEPGVKKNQPDGKKDKKNKDIHKAVINAPERQIHVLDSSGPGNRDNLTDVEEIRKFREQLPVLLVKSPLNVIDITKGNAPSSQSDAQEGDEDDGLVIDKPIPPTP, from the exons ATGATGCTTAGAAAGCTGAAGCCATTGAGTTGGGCATCGGTGGGCTACGTACATGAAGAAACTGGATTCTTGTTGCGGGACTTGTACAACTTCTTTGCAAGGTACAAGAAGGAGAGAGTTGAAGGTAGGGATACAGAATTTGTTCTAAAATATATGGGAGGAAAGCAAGAAGAAGATCCAGAGTATTTCTTCAAGTACAGTGTGGATGATGAAGggcatctgaaaaaaaaaatttgggcAGATGCACAGTCTCAGATTGACTATCACGTCTTTGGGGATGTCATTGTTTTCGACAGCACTTATCGTGTGAACCGGTATAACCTCCTGTTTGTGCCTTTCATTGGTCTTAACCATCATCGCAGTACGGTTGTGTTTGGGTGTGGGATCATTTCGGACGAGAGTGTATCTTCCTATGTTTGGTTGCTTGAGGCATTTTTGGAGGCTATGCGACAGCATCATCCAGAGTCGATCATCACAGATGGGGACATTGCAATGGCACGTGCCATTGAGATTGTTATGCCTGAGGCAGATCACCGGCTGTGCAGTTGGCACATAGAGCAGAATATGATTCATCGCCTCCGCGGGGAGAAGCTTAGCGAATTTAGAAAGTTCGTGTACCATCCCATGACAGTTGATAATTTTGAGAAACATTGGATGGAGTATAAGGAGAATTATGGAATCTCAGAAGAAGACatatggatggtgatgatgtATGATCTTAGAAAGAAGTGGTCCACAGCATACACTAAAGGGAGGCATTTCTTGGGCATGCAGAGCAATCAAAGAAGCGAGAGCCTGAACTCAAGGCTTCACAAGCATCTGGACCGAAAGATGTCACTCGTTGATTTAGTGGATCACTATGAGTTCTCCCTATCACGGATCCATAGGAATGAAGCTGAGCTTGATGCAAAGGCTTCACTGTCAATCCCATTCACTAGGATGTCCGCTGACATTTTTGAGAAAAAGGCGGCCTGTATTTACACACCAAAGATGTTCAAGAAGGTCAGGGAGCAGATCAGGCGACTATGTCAATGGGAAGTTAAAGAGGTGACTCCGGAAAATGGTCTTGTAAAGTATGGAGTTGGATCCGAAGGTGTCAGGGAAGACTTGGTTTATGTCATATGTATTTTTGATGGCTCATTGATGAAGAATGCTTCTTGCTATTGCCAACTGATGGAGGGCGAAGCCATCCCGTGCGCACACATATTTGCTGTTATGAGGTTTCTTGGTTTTGATAACATTCCAAAATGTTGTGTTGTGGAGAGGTGGACAATTCAAGCGAAGATTGCATTTCCATCTGATAGGGTTACCAATACCCATGTGCGATCGGAACAGATGGCTCGTTTTCGTGGCCTCCAAAACAAGGCTAATCTTGCTTTATTCAAAGCTTCAAAGAGTGAAGAGCAGTCAGAGAGGGTGATGCGATTCTTGGATGAGGTTTTGGAGGAAGGTGAAGAGGATGATGGTAGCATGGAGGCAACATCGTTTGGGCTTTTGCCAGCACACTTTTCAGGGGCGAACCAACGATTTGCAACCGAAGTCCTTGATCCAAATAAGATTGTTGCGAAAGGAGCTCCATCTAATAAGAGACTGAATAGATTCCATGAAAG CTGTGGTATTGGGAGAAGTTTTGTGTACATGAACTTGATCCAACCAGTTTTGCCACTGGACGCGATAGACCACTTATTCAGTATTGGACAGAAGAAAGGGCAAGAATACGAGGAGATATTACAAATGGATACGGACAG GGCGAGGGAAAATACGCAAGCTATTCAATCAATAAACAAACGCTTTGATGCCTTCATGAAAGGATGCCAG AGTGAGAGGCAAAGAGAAGCAGCCAAGTCTCACAACCTGCAAACATCGGATGCGTTACAAAATGATGAACCTGGTGTTAAGAAGAACCAACCAGATgggaaaaaagataaaaaaaataaagacataCACAAAG CGGTTATCAATGCCCCGGAGCGTCAAATACATGTATTGGACTCTAGTGGTCCTGGGAACCGTGACAACCTAACAGATGTG GAGGAAATCAGGAAATTTAGGGAGCAATTACCGGTCCTGTTGGTCAAATCTCCCCTGAATGTTATCGATATAACCAAAGGCAATGCACCTAGCTCACAAAGTGATGCACAAGAGggcgatgaagatgatggacTCGTTATAGATAAACCTATTCCTCCTACGCCTTAA